From the genome of Nicotiana tabacum cultivar K326 chromosome 2, ASM71507v2, whole genome shotgun sequence:
AGTGAATTTTCTATAGAAGTAAGCCCACAAGAGTCAATTcttgaaacaaaacaaaaaatagaaaacctCTTAGGTGTGCCAGTGGCTTCCCAAAATCTCTCAGTTTTTGGATTTGAATTATTGGATGGACTATACATCCAAGGTTATCCAATAATTACTCAAGGTACAAAAATCCATCTAACTATATTCCAAAATAGTACTACTATTGCAGAAACATCCTTACAACAGATTGGAAAATTCCAAATTATTGTGAACATTTCAGCTAGAAAAATCAACATAGACATTGACAGGACTGAAACTGTCCGAAGCCTAAAAGAAAAAATTCACATAATTGATGGAACCCCAATAAGGAGAATGGCTCTTTACTTCTCTGGAAATGAATTAAACGATGATTATCGGAGTTTAATTGAATATGGGGTTCAAGAATTTTCAGAAATAATTGTATTTTTAAAGACTATGTCGCGAATGGTTACTGATCCACCTTCAAGAGGACTGAGTCTAGTGGTGCAAACTTCGTCTAGTTTGCTAAATGCAGCAAAAATTCCAGTGGAAATGAGTGATTTGGGTACTGttaataatttgagacaactattaTTGGATCGAAAAATTCTGCCTATGGATGAATATATTTTCATACACAAACAAAGAATTATGAGGGATAGTTGTAGTCTTCGTTGGCATGGTGTTGAAAATGGGGATTTCGTCTATGTTTTTAAAGGGTCTGTTAGTAGGGAAGCATGTTGAGACAACAGCCTATGTTAATTAGTAACATAAAAAAGAATCACTATTTCCTGACTTTATATTTATGCCTATTAGTATATGGCTAATGATCTATGTCATTATGTTGAATGGTAACTTGTTTAAGTGTATTATTGGCATAATCTGTTCTTGTTAacagatagtaatatcatttagaATTAGTATTTGTCGTTTGTGTTTATCCTTTAGATTATATAGATATTAAAGTAACTTATAGATTAGAGTTATCATTTAGTTAGTTTTTACTGTGTTTAGATTTGAATAAGTCTCCTGAAACAAGTATAATCCAATCTCTTTAAGTGTTTATCTGTATGGCCATTTTATCAAAAAGTTTAAGCTATATATATTAAATGGctaaatacatagtttacccatcAACCTTTCAGCGAAATCTCTGTTACACACCTCTCTTTCACGAGAAACtttttacacactcaaccttttaaAAGTGTGCCTAAGACACACTGCTTTTGACCAGATAACACTTGGGTGTTTACACACAAAAAAAGCACGTAAAACCCGTAAAAACTCATATTTTTTGTCTTCTTTCCCCACATGAACCCCTCCCCCTCCCTCTGGTCTTCTTCCTCAGACCACCCTCCCCctcatcttcttccccaaatagaatttttgaaagaacataaaatttaagatcTAAAATTGAGCGATTTTTGTTGGTTTATTGTCCAAATTTTGTGAAACCATTTATTTGTGATAGATTTAAAAGGTTTAACAGTAGTATTGAAGGTTTGGTAAAAAAAATCTAGAATCCACCATTGTTGGGGATTAAAAAAAGCTTGAAAATTCAATTGGGTCTTGTTGATTATTGGGTTGTTGAATTCAATTTGTTGCTCGATTATTTTCGACTAGTTGTTTAGATAGTGTGAttgaattttgatgttgttgaaAACTTTCTCACAAACAACTATGGTAGAAGCAACAATGGTGCTTAAGATAGAAaatgggaagatgaagaagatcagttttaattgtaatttttaatattttttcctttttagagTCAATGACATGTGTCACGACCTTATTAGGGCGTGACTTTCATGTTATCTAAAAAATTGATCAAGCACAAAAGTGGTGTGTCTTAGACACACTTTTGAAAGGTATGTAAAAGATTTTCCGTGAACGTGAGGTGTGTAACAGAGATTTCGCTGTAAGGTCGATGAGtaaattatgtattttgcctatatTAAATAGATAGTATTTCTTTAGAATTTTGTCTTTAACACATCCATTCATATGTAGGTCTTGTTCTTTTTCATGTGCCAAGCATGTAAAAATTCTTTTGGATAATGGACGCCGATGAGACTCGTAACAAGAACCTcatttaaaaatttaagttattcAAGATAACACATTACTTACTAATTATGTCTTCAATATCACTATTACCAGAGGCTGATCCAGAATTTTAAGCTTATGAGTTCCTATATCAATCTCAAGTTAATCTGCATGATAACTGGACCAACGAACTGGGTTCCAAGTTAAATATTCttataattttaatgaattttttagtTCAAATACAAAATTTATGTAAAAGTTACTGGGTTTACGAGAACCCATAACGTTTGCTCTAGATCCGCCCCTGACTATTACCCCGTCATAAAAAAAATACTGTAGAAGGTATAAATGAAATTGTTATTAACCTATAATGATATCCAATAAATAAGGGGTATTAAGTTGTGTTTTAACTCGTCTTGTAAATCAAAAAGTTAagtcaaaacaaaaataattttgacaTTGAGAACTAGTTAGCTAGTAGTAACGCTTTTTGTTTGGTGAAAATCTCCACAAAGAATTTCCAACTAACCCTTTGATTTTATGTATCCACCTACCCCAATTTATTGGACCACCACACACTTCTCTGTAACTACCATTCTTCTTATTTTTTGTCGTTTTTTATATTCACTGAACTCTCAGTCTCTTGCAAAATCAGAACCACCCACGAGGACCCCTTCTTTTAGATTCTTTTTGCTCTTCTATTTCTATATATACATAATGTACCTATTCAAGCTTGTTATTTCTACTCTTCTTTACTCCTCCATTTCTAGCTATTCTAATGGCAGATGAACAATCGagcacatcaaataatgcctgcGTGGTCTCAGCTGGTAACTTTTCATAGTACTTGTTTTTCTAGCAAAAGCTCTTTCTCTTTCTGCTTGTCAGTTTATTTTAAGGAATTTAGAGCACAATTATAATAAGTACACTTTTCATTATCGTTTGAGAGGAGAGAGGTGCTAGCTCATAgctccatatttgatattttctcTGTTACACATTACATGGGAGGCGATGTTATTTTCTGGTTGGTTGATTTAAGCTTGGTGAGGCTAAGTTGTTGGGCAATGATTTGAATCATGATGTTTTGGAGAAAGTGAAATTGAATCAAGAGTGGCCGCGTACAATGCCctccaagcaaaagagttatgctgattgTAACAGCCCAGCACATTAGTGATATGCCCGCTTCGGCTTAGACGAGCACGGCTTTAAAATGCGTCACTATAATCTAAGGCTTGTTTGCTTATATACCCAACATTTCTTCCGTATTTTGTCGATGTGAGATTCATCTAGGGTGTCACATACACCCCCTTAGGGACTCAGCTCGCTGAGGTTTGCCGCACCATCGTTCAAGATTGCATGCGGAGTGGTTCTGATACCATATGTAACAGCCCAACCGGTTAGTGATATTGTCTGCTTTGGGACTAGACCCGCACGTCTTAAAAATACGTTATTAGGGTCCAAGACTTGTTTACTTATATATCCAATATCTCTCCCGTATTTTGTCGATGAAAGATTCGCCCGGAATGTTACAAGAAGGGTTGATGATGATTGATGTGGTTATCTTAATGATAATGTGTATGTTACCTTACCCGGCCCCTACCTTCAGAATTAGAGCTTTAGAAGCAACTTTATGATATAATTCCGTACATCAATGTAACTATACTTAAATGGCACAAATAACAAATATTTTCCTTTGCTAGACTTTTGGATTCCAAAATACTATATACTCTACATCCGCTTGTGAATATGACAAATGATATTTATGAATTCATGTTCTTTTGCATGTAGAGACCACCACCGAAGAAACCTCTAAACTTCAATTTTCAGAAGATGAGGAAATGCTCATTGCAAAAATGTTTAACTTGGTTGGGCAGCGGTACGTACATAATCTGAATCTCTCTGTGTGTtttatgttttcttcttttctataaCTTGTAATTATTCCAATATTTAATTCTGTTCATTTTTTACgttaattaaaaattattatggttccttaggtggtcaTTAATTGCTGGAAGAATCCCAGGAAGAACTCCTGAAGAAATTGAGAAGTACTGCAACTCGAGATACGTAATCCATAAGCCAGCAAAATGCTTGAAAATTTCCTCCTCCGTTAATGAAGAAAGACGGAAGTTTGAAAACAACCTCTCCTAATCTTGAAATTTTACATGCAAATttagaggcggatctaggatttaaaGATGGCGGGTGCCATAAATTTCTTTAATATACACCTTCTAATGATTAATATAGAGATTGTTAGGAATGTATACTCGGTTCGGTTCCGTCTCTTTTGAGATTATTCGGGTCAACTTAATAGGCGTTTTTTATTTACACGGGTGAAAATTATATCTCAAATATCAAGACAAATGTAATTAGCATTTTATACCGAAATCATACCTTTATTATTAACAACACAAGTAAAATCAACACGTTCACtagaaaaattactttttttttggtATATTTAAAATAAGTTTGCGCAAGTAGAATAATATCTTCAATTTAATAATTACACCCATtagaacaagaaaaataaaaaaaaaacattttcaaTTGGTAAATTACCCCCTCATATATAAGTAAATCTAGAATTAGATGAAATATAAATTCTCACTAATCAaaatcataaatttcatgttttttCTAAGCAATATTTACAAAATTTTATCATAATTTAATAGTAAGGAGATTTCCATTGAACTAGTTACAAATTTATTGAGACCCAAGTCTTTcgattttgaaagaagaaaactcGTAAATTTGAGATTAAGAGAAATACTTATATTTATGGGATTTTAAAATTTTGGAGTCTCTATTTTGAATTCGCTAGAAGTCACAGAAAAACTAATAGAatcaagaaaagagaaaataagaaaataagaaaagaaaaaaaaggaaattgaGAGATAACTGAAAAGGGAAACGTATGatacaaaaggaaataaaaagcaCAAAAAAGGGAGCCAAATAAAGATTAACATAAATTTGAACTTGGGGCTTACACAAAAAAGCTTTCAAAGGTCTCTCAACCATGACACCTTTGTTTAGTTTGTGATTGCGGGTAGCAGGATCTTATATTTAACATAATTTAAGAAAATTCAACATAGGTATATACAATTTTATCAAACTAGCCGGTGCCAATGCAATCTAAGTTTCGTCTGGTTATTATGGTTTGTGGTTTAAGTTGTAGCATCACGTCAACTCAAATGTGACATTACTGTGTACAAGTAAAATCGAGCCCATGAGACGTCTCGATTTTTGATGAAGTAAACGGAGGAAGAGGCGTGACTGTAAGGGACCGGAATCGAGGCAACGAGCCCCTCGAGCCGGGGTCTGGGTAAAATGCCTGCCCTCGGGAGTATCGGAGCCACGACCCCATGATCAGTTCGAATCCAAAATATCTCGGAGATCATTACCAGATAATCGAGCATGACCAACAAAAGGCCGTGATATCCGTGACCAGTCGAATGTCACTGcgtgaatctcggcacgtatcggcaAAAAATCGGTGATTAGTTAAacgaaagatttttaccttttatggaattgcacttagggtaaaactcccctactatatgaagggggtctgattattcattAGGCACACTGTAACACGTATATCAAggtaatatatttttattttccgtgttattcaaagttcttacttttgttcatcaattcttcaaTAATGTGAGCCTGGGATCGAAGGCAGTCATTTCATTAAGCTGTTACTAAGTCTGGGATCACTCCTCTTGattggtttgacaatttattaccatcctttatctgtttaatctaacgcaatttatcatttgtattgaattaacccacgtatccttaaaattacttataaatttaattatccattttttagggtaaacaatttgacgcccaccgtggggataagaataatagtggcaatttgatacaaattttcataacacacactattttacacttgttctttgagcttttaatttcaggtcaaattaAAAATATCGAACTCCCAATCTACCCATTTAAACGTGGATGCTGAGTCCGGCCGCCATGGCAAAAACAACAACGTGGTACCCAGCAACGAGGTGTCCCCTGCTGACCCCAACGGAGTCCCAGTCGCTGATCCAATCGATGCTAACTCACACGTGACTATCGAAGCAAACTTACCTAGTGACCCCGAAAACAGCATTCGCGAGGGAGCCCGGTTGATAGCCTGGAGTACACACGATGACGAAGGTGATGGGATCAACTTGCgtgtgatcttcgaaatgttatagGCTCAACAGACAGCGATAGcccagttgcagaaccaaagtCGAGCCCTCAGAAGAGTTGAGCCTGAATTGTCCGAGGAAAACGCTCGCAGAAATGAACCGGCCATAGCAAGGTCGGGTGAAGCAGAACCTGAGACCAACCccgagataataaagatgcttgagtaactgacaaaatgggtagaatcgggagaaaagaaaatcgaagccaacgacaaacaagtagagacctataactccagggtcgaccaaatcccgggagtgccaccgatactgttacaccccatgtttttgtacatgAAAGTACGCCGTAAGTCAagtgatgtaagctcagaaatgagattctatttgaaagtatataaagtgatctaatgatattacatcccgtattttcgttCAACATACAAACGACTAGGTTGAGGACGAATGCACTTAAATGTGAGAAAGGAGattttggacaaataaaaatgaGCTGCTTGCTTACCCGACATGCTTGCTTTACCAACTTACTTTTCGTCCTACTTGCTTGAGCTACTCGACACATgtctaaattatttaataagGATGAGACACATGTTTCAAAATAGAAAATGGACCAACATGAATCACCTACTTGAttaagtaggtgacaagtaggtgcatcacacTTACTTAGAGCTTGTGGATAAAATTAAAATGGAATGGAAAATGATAGAGATGGGCAAGTATTGGGGCAGCCCAAGACCCATCTTCCCAAGCCCATTAGTGGGGTCATATAAACATAGATATATCTCAATTTCACTTAGAAAACAATTCATAATCCCTCTCTCTCTATTGCAATGTGAAAGAGCCCAAAATATCATCCCAAGATCTCTCTCAAAGTTATCCTAGGGTTCAAGACCAAATCCACAAGTTGGTAAGGCGATTTCTCTTTTGGAAGATCGAGATCACCTAGTTATCTCTCTAGTTTGTTGTTTGGGGTAAAAAGCTTATTTGAGATTGAAGTAAAACTTAGTTGGATGAGTATTCTTGATGCCAAGGTAAGGTTTAACTTctcctatatgtatttaagatcatCTATGTATATCTAGTTGATTTGATAAAGGAAACTTGTGAAGTAAGTTGAACTTCATGTTGAAGTGTTGTAGTTgctggactattttggagttgaattcttgATGTTTTATGGCTGGAAATCAGTAGAAATAACTTAAGAATACTATTGCTATTGTGGTTGATGTGTTTGGAAGAGGAGAAGGCTTGGAAAGTGCAAGTTGTATTTGGAAGAAGAGAGGGCTTGGAAAGTGCAAGTTAGAACTTGGTTGTTGGGTAAGATGGTGTGGACTGTTTTGGTAGTGTATTGTAATGATTATGAGGTTAGATATTGATATATATGTTTGTTGACATTCTCGACATGttggtcttgtttgttgatttgag
Proteins encoded in this window:
- the LOC142167855 gene encoding polyubiquitin-like — its product is MNITIVMGESEFSIEVSPQESILETKQKIENLLGVPVASQNLSVFGFELLDGLYIQGYPIITQGTKIHLTIFQNSTTIAETSLQQIGKFQIIVNISARKINIDIDRTETVRSLKEKIHIIDGTPIRRMALYFSGNELNDDYRSLIEYGVQEFSEIIVFLKTMSRMVTDPPSRGLSLVVQTSSSLLNAAKIPVEMSDLGTVNNLRQLLLDRKILPMDEYIFIHKQRIMRDSCSLRWHGVENGDFVYVFKGSVSREAC
- the LOC107807565 gene encoding MYB-like transcription factor ETC2, with translation MADEQSSTSNNACVVSAETTTEETSKLQFSEDEEMLIAKMFNLVGQRWSLIAGRIPGRTPEEIEKYCNSRYVIHKPAKCLKISSSVNEERRKFENNLS